A window of Miscanthus floridulus cultivar M001 chromosome 12, ASM1932011v1, whole genome shotgun sequence genomic DNA:
agccggcttataagtcACAGAAACAATCAAGCGAACAGAGTGATGCAGATTGGCTTCAACCAGTGCGATTGTGGGTCTTGCAAGAAGCAAAATGTAGTAGGCTAGTCTCAATGTGATTTCATCGGAGTTCCACACGTTTTCGAAAATAGCATGGATCTGAGGGGTCGTTTGGTAAGGTGAAACAGTTCCGATTCTTATTTGCAACGCAAGAATCATTGCCAAACGAATTTCGTTCCAGAATCCGAGAGAAACGATTCTCCTTTTGACACACGTGAAATGGCTCAGCCCTGGTTTCAGCCGATTCAGTTTCTAGCTCCAGTTACCCTTTTTGACCCTAAAAAGCGGAATAACTTTAAATGAGTTGTATTTAAATTGTTCTTCACCTACAAAAAGTTTCAAAAATTTTTGAAGCATATTTTCATTTATATGATTTCtatttaaaaatatttttttgttgAATTAGAATCCAGTTTAGCAGACAAATGGTTTTATAAAGTCGTTGTGATTCATCACCTAAATCGTTTGTTAAGAGAATTCTATGGGAATCCAGATCACTACCAAACACACACCATTTTAGTTGCACCAAGACTGCCACCACAGCTCTGGTAGTGCAAGGGAAACGATCGATCGGCACGAATACATGCACACTGGTGTGTGTTTATATCTATCTATCATATCACGGTGAAATTAAGGGACAGAGACAGAGACCTCGGTCACCGGGGCGAGCGCGGGACAAACTCTGCCCGTCGTCGTCCCACATGCGCGCGCGGCACAGCGGGCAGGTTGCCGCATCGTCGCCACTGCCGACCCAAGCATCGATGCACGCGGCGTGGAACGCGTGCGAGCAGCTGCACAGCTCCACGACCGTCTCGAGATTTCCAGACTCCAGCCCCGCCAAGCAAATCGCGCAAACGGCCGCCGCGTCCTCGGCGTCGCCTTCTGCGGCCATCTTGTCGTCCGCCGGCTGCGCAACCCGCCGCCGCCTGTACCGCGTTGCCGTGAGCGACCGCGTCCCGGTCTCCCACAACCTCGCCTCCAGGAAGCGTTCCAAAGTGGCATCGCTGGCATGCTCTCCGCTCCAAGGCTGTCCTGGCAGATCCACCTCGCCCAGCCACGACGCGACGCCGAGGCGGTCCAGGAGCACCCCGGCGATGAAGCGGATGAGGCCGAGGACGTCGAGCAGAAGCAGGAGGTTTCGCCGCAGAGGGAGCTCGTAGCTGTGATCGAAGCTGGTGGGGTTGCTCATCGGCAACATGGTGGTAGGCGGTGGCGTATCATCGACGCCTGATCGAGCGTGCAGCCGCGTGGTGCTGCACTGCCGCTGCCTGCCTGGATTTCTTGCTCGCAACAGGCGCTTCTTTATAAACTGTGATTATGAAGCCTGTTTGGTGCGTGCGATGGATCGATACTTCAATTGCGGAGGTTGCGAGTTGCCTATCAGTTGGACTATCCGACTATCAGATCAGATGGATCGATACTTGAGAGGAAGCAACAATCGCACGTTGCGGGCCTGTGGCCAAGCACTTGGCGTGGTGGTATTTTTCGAGCCGTAGCTTTAGCCATATTCGCTTGTCTAATCCGTACTTTTCGGCTTgtcttttcagccggaacagtgtttttctctcacaacaaatcagccgaaacagtatttcagcttgttttttcagcgaaacgaacgaggCCTTATTAGCGTGTAGTCGTCGCAGCATCTGGACCACAAATGGAACATCAGCGCATTATGGAACTTGATGACCTAAAAACGTGTTGGTCACAAGGTGGAGAGGTTGGGAGTTGGAAAAAAGTCCATTTTATACCTCCTTAAAACATCATCATAGCCTGAATTTTTCTCTCAAACTGTAAAATTAGATATATTACTGCCTAATAAACTCTTAAAACCGTTTAAGGCCCCGTTCGGTTGTTCCGGAATGGGCCGTTCCGCGCCTCGAAGTACTTCTGTAGTATAAAGTAGTATAAATTAGTGAAGGAAAGGGTTCGGCTGGGAATTAATCCCTAGATAACCGAACGAGGCCTAAATATATTATCTCCCTACTCTATTTTCAAAAAGATTTTAAAGACAATTTTATCTTCTTTTAGTTAAAAAAATATGGTAAATACTTGATAAAGCTATTAAACCGCAGAAAATGTCTCTAAGCTTCAAAAATTCCAATTTTTTTCCTAGAGTCTAGAGATATATTTGGATATGTCC
This region includes:
- the LOC136498283 gene encoding E3 ubiquitin-protein ligase Os04g0590900-like gives rise to the protein MLPMSNPTSFDHSYELPLRRNLLLLLDVLGLIRFIAGVLLDRLGVASWLGEVDLPGQPWSGEHASDATLERFLEARLWETGTRSLTATRYRRRRVAQPADDKMAAEGDAEDAAAVCAICLAGLESGNLETVVELCSCSHAFHAACIDAWVGSGDDAATCPLCRARMWDDDGQSLSRARPGDRGLCLCPLISP